The Sandaracinus amylolyticus genomic interval ACGTGCCTGCGCGGCGCCGAGGTCCTCGTGCCGAGCCCCGCCGGTGGGGTCGCGAGCTGGGCGTCGAATCGCCCCGTCGACGCCGATGAGCTCGGGTTCGCCGCGATCCCGATCGGCCCCGAGATGAGCGCGCCCGCGCAGCTCGACGAGGTGCTCGAGGGCATGCGCGTCGAGCTCGGGCTCACCGAGGATCTGCGCATCACCGAGCGCTGGGGCGAAGCGCGCATCGCCGACGACGCCGAGCGCATCGACGCCCAGGGCTGCGACGGGCTGGTCGTCTCGCGCGTCGCGCTCGAGCAGCGTCGGTTCACGCGCCTGCGCCTCGCGTTCGCGTCGCGCGAGGATCACGACGCGTTCGTCGCGCGTCACCCCGGCGCGCGCCTGCTCGATCTCGTCGTGTCGGACGGCCAGGAGCGCGCGCAGCTCGAGCGCGAGCTCGCGGGCCGCGCGCGGCTCGAGGTCTGGCACGTCCAGGTCGGCGGCGATCGCCTCGCGACCGAGGCCGCGCTGCGACGCCACGCCTGCTCGGTCACCGAGCTCGCCGCGTGCGCCGCGCTGATGAGCGAGCTCGAAGAGCTCGCCGACGCGGAGCTCGCGCCGCCGCAGCCCGGCGCACGCGCGGGCTGGATCGCGACGCGCGGCGAGGCCGAGGCGAGCCGCTGATCGTCAGGGCCGACTGCCCGCGAGATCGTCGTCGCGCGCCGGCGTCTCGTCGCGGTGCAGCCGCGGCAGCCGCTCTCCGCGCCGCGCGGCGCCGCACATGCCGTCGGCGATCGCGAGCGCTTCCTCGAACAAGCGCTCGCGCCCGACGCCCTGCTGCATCGCGCGCCCGACCATGAACGCGACGTCGACCATGTCCGCCGCTGCTGCCGCCGCCGCCGCGCCGTGCAGCTCCGAGACGCCGTGCACCCGCGCGTACTCGGTCGCGTACTCCGCGAGCGCCTCCGCGATCGCCGCCTCGCCCTCGGGATCCACGTCGTAGCTGCGCTCGCGCGGCAGCCTCGCGAGCGCGTCGGTCAGCGGATCGCTCGGCGGCGCGTCGCCCGCGTCGCTCGGCGCGGTCTCGCCGGCGGTCGGCACCATGCTCGGCTCGCGCGCGTCGATCCCGCGCCGCACCCGCTCCAGCGCGACCATCGCCTCGATCACCGCGAGCCGCTGCACCACGTCGGTGTCGCGGTTGAGGAGCGGAGGCAGCGCGCGCAGGCGCTGCGCGTGACGCGCGAGGATCTCCGACCCCTCCGCCTCGAGCACCAGCGGCAGCACGCGACGGATCGCGTGATCGGCCGCGAGGAAGCGCAGCCGCTCCGAGTCGCCGCGCGCCGTGCCGCCCCAGTCGACCGCGTCGAGCGCGGCCTGCTCGTCGGCGCCCAGGAACGGCCGCAGCGACTCGCGGTACGCGAAGATCACCGGGTGCAGATCCGCGTCGGGCGCCGCGGGCTCGGGCGCGGGCTGCGGGCGCGGCGCCTCGATCAACCCCGCGCGCCGCGCGTTGCGCGGTCCGAGCAGCTCGACGCACCCGCTGCACGCGACGATCGCGAGCAACACGAGCACACGCACGTCCGCCATGCCCCCTCCCATGCGTCCGTCCGGACAGAACATCGTATCAGCGCTCTGCTCGCGCTCATACGCGCTCGCTTCGACCCGGGTCCGGCACCAGAATGGCGACCGCATGGACGAGCATTTCGACTGGATCGTGATCGGGTCGGGGTTCGGCGGCAGTGTCTCCGCGCTTCGTTTGAGCGAGAAGGGCTATCGCGTGCTGGTGCTCGAGAAGGGCAAGCGCTTCTCGCAGGCCGACTTCCCGAAGACCAACTGGGACGTGCGCCGCTGGCTCTGGCGCCCCGAGGTCGGCCTCCAGGGCATCTTCCAGATGTCGTTCCTCTCGCACGTCACGATCCTCCACGGCGTCGGCGTGGGCGGGGGATCGCTCGTCTACGCGAACACGCTCCCGCAGCCGAAGGACGGCTTCTTCCAGAACGCGTCGTGGGCGCACCTCGCCGACTGGAAGAAGGAGCTGCTCCCGCACTACGCGACCGCGAAGCGCATGCTCGGCGCGAGCACGAACCCGACGGTCACGCCCGGCGATCGCATCCTCAAGTCGATCGCGAAGGACATCGGCAAGGAGAAGGACTTCCACTCGACCGAGGTCGGTGTCTTCTTCGGCACGCCCGATCAGGAAGTGCCCGACCCGTACTTCGGCGGCGACGGCCCCGCGCGCGTCGGCTGCAACTACTGCGGCGCGTGCATGACCGGGTGCCGCGTCGGCGCGAAGAACACGCTCGATCGCAACTACCTCTACCTCGCGGAGAAGCGCGGCGCGAAGGTCGAGCCCGAGACCGAGGTCACCGCGGTGCGCCCGCGCGCGTCGGCCGATGGGAAGAGCGCCGGCTATCGCGTCGAGACCAAGCACACGTTCGGCAGCGCGACGCGCACGTTCACCGCGGACAACGTCGTCTTCTCGGGCGGCGTGATGGGCACGATCCCGCTGCTGCTCAAGATGCGCGAGGACGCCGAGGGCCTGCCGAAGCTCAGCGAGCACGTCGGCGACTTCGTGCGCACGAACAGCGAGGCGCTCATCGGGATCATCGCGCCCGAGTGGAAGGAAGACTTCAGCAAGGGGATCGCGATCACGTCGATCCTCGAGACCGACGAGCACAGCCACATCGAGCCGGTGCGCTACGCCGAGGGCTCGGGCTTCTTCCGCACGATGGTGCTGCCGCACTCGCCGGGCTCGAACGTCTTCACGCGCATCGGCGGCTCGGTGCGCAGCTTCTTCCGCCAGCCCGCGCTCTGGCTCAAGGCGCTCACCGTCGGCGACTTCGCGAAGGCGAGCCAGATCCTGCTCTACATGCGCACGCTCGAGGGCACGCTCTCGCTGCGGCTCGGGCGCAGCGTGTACACCGGGTTCCAGCGCGGGCTCGTCAGCACGCTGAGCCCCGGCAGCGAGGCGCCCGCCGCGTTCATCGAGGAGGCGACGGATCTCGCGCGCCGCTTCGCGGAGAAGGTCGGCGGCGTCGCGATGACGATGCTCACCGAGACGCTCGCGGGCACCCCGACGACCGCGCACATCCTCGGCGGCGCGTGCATGGGCCGCGACGCGAGCGAGGGCGTGATCGACAGCGAGCATCGCGTCTTCGGCTACGACGGCCTCTACGTGATCGACGGCTCCGCGATCAGCGCGAACCCGGGCGTGAACCCCTCGCTCACGATCACCGCGCTCGCCGAGCGCGCGATGAGCAAGATCCCCGCGAAGCACGCGCACCGGGAGCTCGCGAAGAGCGCATGACGACCGCGACGTTCCCCGTGCAGATCTACTACGAGGACACCGATCACTCGGGCCTCGTCTACCACGCGAACTACCTCAAGTACTTCGAGCGCGCGCGCGAGCACCTGCTCGGCGTCGAGGAGCTCGTGCGCCTGCTCCACCAGGACGGCGTCGGCTTCGTCGTCTACAAGTGCGAGCTCACGTTCAAGCAGGGCGCGGTGTTCGGCGACACGCTCGAGATCCGCAGCACGCCGCGGATGGAGAGCGGCTTCCGCATCGTGTTCCAGCAGGACGTGTGGCGGCGCGGCGAGCTCCTCGTGCAAGGCGTCGTGCACATGGTCTGCGTCGACGCGAACAAGAAGCTCGTGCCGATCCCGAAGAGCGTGATCGATCGGGTGCAGGCGGGCGCGTGAGCGCGCGCGCGCTACACCTCCGCGCGCGTGAGCAGCATCTGGACGCGCCCGTTCCTCGTCGCGTTCGCCGCGAACTTCCTGCACGGGCTCGGGGTGTTGCTGACGCTCCACCTGCCGGGCCTGCTCGAGCGGTGGGGCGAGCGCGCGCTGACCGTCGGGCTCGTCGTCGCGTCGGCGGGCGCGGGCGCGGTCGCGGTGCGCCCGTTCGCGGGGCGCGCGATGGACGGCGGCGCCGGGCGCCGCGGCGTGATGGTGCTCGGCGGGCTCGTGCACGCGATCGCGTGCGCGGGGTACCTCTTCGTCGATCACGTCGGGCCCCTCTTGTGGATCGTGCGCGTCGCGCATGGCCTCGGATCGGGCGCGGCGCTCGCGGCGCTCTTCACGTCGGCGACCGATCTCGTGCCCGCGGCGCGTCGCGTGGAAGGGCTCGCGACGTTCGGCGTGTCGGGCCTCATGCCGGTCGCGCTCGGCGGGCTGGTCGGCGATCTCGTGCTGCAGCACGCGGGGTTCACCGAGCTCTTCGTGCTGATGCTCGCGTGCTCGAGCCTCGGGCTCCTCGTCTCGCTCGCGCTGCCCGAGACCGGCGCGCGCCAGGGTCGCGACGCGGTCCACGTGCACGCGCGCGCGCAGCGCGGCTTCGTCGCGGTCGCGCTGCAGCGCGATCTGCTGCCGGTGTGGTTCATCGGGCTCGCGTTCGCGAGCGCGCTCGGCGCGACCTACGCGTTCCTCGCGACCTTCGTGCTCGAGGAGCACATCGGGTCGGTCGGGCTCTTCTACGGGTGGTACGCGGCGATGGCGATCCTGCTGCGCCTCACGGCGGGATGGGTCCCGGAGCGCGTCGGCCCGAAGCGCGTGCTCGCGCCTTCGCTCGTCGCGATCGCGATCGCGCTCGCCGCGCTCGCGCTGGCGCGCGACGCGTGGTCGATGGCGCTCGCGGGCGCGCTCGCCGGGCTCGGCCACTCGTTCGCGTTCCCGATCGTCAGCGGCATGACCGCGGGGCGCGCGCGCGACGAGGAGCGCGGCTCGGCGATGTCACTCTTCAGCGCGATCTTCGACGCCGGGATCTTGTTCGCGAGCCCGATCTTCGGCGCGCTCGCGGACGCGACCTCGCTGCGCACGACGTTCGCCGCCGCGGCGGTGGTGCCGGTGATCGGGGGCGCGCTCTTCTTCGTGTGGGACGCCCGCGTGCTCCCGCGGCGGGTCGAAAACGCTGTGATTTCGCGGGACTGAGCCCCCGCGGTCGGTCTCGTGCCCGCCGCGGTCGGCCACGTCGCCGCTGGGCGCCGTCTCGGTGCCGCTGCGCGCCGTCTCGGTGCCGCTGCGCGCGGTCTCGGTGCCGCTGTTCGTGCCAACGGTGCCGCCGTTCCGTGCAACGGTGCCGCCGATCGCGAAAACGGTGCCGCCGATCGCCAAAACGAGGGCGCCGATCGCGAAATCGAGGCCGGCAGTGGGGGCGCCGCACCCCACCGATCAGTTCCTCGGGGCCGCCGATCAGTTCCTCGGGGCCGCCGATCAGCTCCTCGGGGCCGCCGTCATGCTCCGCGGGGCCGCTGCGCGGCGCGGCGGACGATCAGCATCTTGATCCCACCGCGCGCGTCGACGCCGGGCTCGGTCACGAAGCCGGGCGGCAGCGTGCGCACGTCGAAGCTGCGCGGGAGCTTCAGCACGATCGCGCCCTCGAACGTCGCGATCAGCGGGCGCACGTCGAGCGCGAGATCCTCCGCGACGACACGCGCGCGATCGTAGTCGCGCCCGCCCCACGGCGGGTCGAGCACCAGCACGTCGGCGCGCTCGCGCGCGATCACGTCGTGCACGTCGCCGTGCACGAAGCGGATGCGCGACGCGACGTCGTAGATGCGCGCGTTGTGCGCGGCCATCGCGAGGCGCGACGTGTCGAGGTCGACCGCGATCACCTCGCGCACCTCGGGCCGCCGCGCGAGCGCGATTGCGATCGATCCGATGCCGCACGTGCCGTCGATCACCACGCCGTGCGCGCCCTCGGCGATGCGATCGGCGAGCGCCTCGGGCGTCGCCGAGAAGAGCCCTTCGTCGTCGGCCTGGATGCCGCGATCCCACCGCGAGAAGAGCTCGCGTCGACGCTCGCTCCGCGGGCGCCAGGGCGGCGCGGCGCGACCGGCGCGCAGCGGAGGATCGACGTGCACCCGCACGATCTCGCCGCCGAGCGGCAGGCCGTCGAGCTCGCGCAGCGCCCAGCGCGCCTTCGCGGCGGGGATGTCTCCGCGCCATCGCGAGGTGTCGAGCCACGCGGGGGCTTCCACGCGCACTCGCACCGCGCGCGCGGTGTCGCGCGGCATCAGTCGATCGACGACGTCGCGCGCGCGCTCGGCCGCGTCCTCCGCGTCGTCGCCGCGCGCGAGCGTCGCTTCGCGCGCGAGCGCGGCGAGCAGCGCGAGATCGTAGGCTGCGTCGTCGTCGTCGTCGCGCAGCGCGCCGAGCCCGAAGACCTCGGGCGCGACGAGATCGATCGCG includes:
- a CDS encoding methyltransferase, giving the protein MRDDEVIAELGMPLEARPSALPFDGPRTWWIGDGIVAWCASEARVRDELAGLARGAAHPLAPRVVAHTARAIALAASPDAPEDALEALVASAPREVRTIEATVRAHLEGIASPISVPRALARIVGRARTDRLLARTLRVTTRVGPILGGVHPAWLRRAEGGVASLSMRHAQHEGWSAIDLVAPEVFGLGALRDDDDDAAYDLALLAALAREATLARGDDAEDAAERARDVVDRLMPRDTARAVRVRVEAPAWLDTSRWRGDIPAAKARWALRELDGLPLGGEIVRVHVDPPLRAGRAAPPWRPRSERRRELFSRWDRGIQADDEGLFSATPEALADRIAEGAHGVVIDGTCGIGSIAIALARRPEVREVIAVDLDTSRLAMAAHNARIYDVASRIRFVHGDVHDVIARERADVLVLDPPWGGRDYDRARVVAEDLALDVRPLIATFEGAIVLKLPRSFDVRTLPPGFVTEPGVDARGGIKMLIVRRAAQRPRGA
- a CDS encoding GMC oxidoreductase, with translation MDEHFDWIVIGSGFGGSVSALRLSEKGYRVLVLEKGKRFSQADFPKTNWDVRRWLWRPEVGLQGIFQMSFLSHVTILHGVGVGGGSLVYANTLPQPKDGFFQNASWAHLADWKKELLPHYATAKRMLGASTNPTVTPGDRILKSIAKDIGKEKDFHSTEVGVFFGTPDQEVPDPYFGGDGPARVGCNYCGACMTGCRVGAKNTLDRNYLYLAEKRGAKVEPETEVTAVRPRASADGKSAGYRVETKHTFGSATRTFTADNVVFSGGVMGTIPLLLKMREDAEGLPKLSEHVGDFVRTNSEALIGIIAPEWKEDFSKGIAITSILETDEHSHIEPVRYAEGSGFFRTMVLPHSPGSNVFTRIGGSVRSFFRQPALWLKALTVGDFAKASQILLYMRTLEGTLSLRLGRSVYTGFQRGLVSTLSPGSEAPAAFIEEATDLARRFAEKVGGVAMTMLTETLAGTPTTAHILGGACMGRDASEGVIDSEHRVFGYDGLYVIDGSAISANPGVNPSLTITALAERAMSKIPAKHAHRELAKSA
- a CDS encoding YbgC/FadM family acyl-CoA thioesterase gives rise to the protein MTTATFPVQIYYEDTDHSGLVYHANYLKYFERAREHLLGVEELVRLLHQDGVGFVVYKCELTFKQGAVFGDTLEIRSTPRMESGFRIVFQQDVWRRGELLVQGVVHMVCVDANKKLVPIPKSVIDRVQAGA
- a CDS encoding MFS transporter, which encodes MSSIWTRPFLVAFAANFLHGLGVLLTLHLPGLLERWGERALTVGLVVASAGAGAVAVRPFAGRAMDGGAGRRGVMVLGGLVHAIACAGYLFVDHVGPLLWIVRVAHGLGSGAALAALFTSATDLVPAARRVEGLATFGVSGLMPVALGGLVGDLVLQHAGFTELFVLMLACSSLGLLVSLALPETGARQGRDAVHVHARAQRGFVAVALQRDLLPVWFIGLAFASALGATYAFLATFVLEEHIGSVGLFYGWYAAMAILLRLTAGWVPERVGPKRVLAPSLVAIAIALAALALARDAWSMALAGALAGLGHSFAFPIVSGMTAGRARDEERGSAMSLFSAIFDAGILFASPIFGALADATSLRTTFAAAAVVPVIGGALFFVWDARVLPRRVENAVISRD